From Vigna angularis cultivar LongXiaoDou No.4 chromosome 11, ASM1680809v1, whole genome shotgun sequence:
AAGGAGGTCATTCGTGAAAGAAGTATTAGATCCATGTCGTTTCTTCAACGATAGTCATTAGATGGAGCATTAAGCAACTGATATCTCTACAAAAAATGTTCTAGTTCGAAGACTGTGAATTTTGATTCATTTGTCACCTGTAGTCTATATTTTCATCATCACCTTGTGTTTCAGGGCGtatcatattttgttaaattggAATAATCTTTCTATCTAGATTTGATAAAAGTCTTCTATTCAAATCTAAGGATCTCAATAAATTGATATCTTCAGAGTGAGGTCAACAAAAAAGAGAATTAAGTTGAGACCAGCTGATTGGTTAAATGTTGCTCATCTAAAATATGAGGGTCGAAAATTGTTCTTTGAAAATATACCAGATGACTTTCCTTATGATTACGAGATGACATTTTGGCTACTATGGTTAGACCAGAAATGCGGGGTCAACAGACTTCGACATTATGCTATCGTGCATATGTTAACTCCACGAGTTGGAAATTTCGCAAAATTGTTGCAAGaagatatttttatgttatgagtgctaaaaaataatatatctatcaATTGACCTCATCAAATTGTGCAacatatgcttaaatgcaaTGTTAGTGACACAACTCCACTATATGGTGTATTGATCACCAAAATCATGCAATATAGTATAGTACATCTTGACATCGATGCAACACTCAGATTGGGACCAAACaacaattttctaccaattattTAAAGAGGGTGAATATTGTTAACATCAATGGTGTTTGGCAGCATGATCTCCATATTGATGAAGACGAAGGACAAACAGAACATCAAGGTCCTAAACATGATGACTCTATTAAAGGAAGCCAACACTTTGGTGGTCATTTTGAACATCCTCCCTATCCTTTAAATCTCGACATGATGACTCAAATGTGGGAGAGGTTGAAGACTTACAAAATAGAATGCAAggtatcaaataaaatataaagacatATTCAACCAATTGAGGATAACTTGACCAACTTATCTCTAAACATGAATCGACAATTCACATacctcaattttaatattaacttaattctatactaattaaatgattaagttcTATAATATTGATTCCATAATTACATCAGCGAAACAAAAAAacctttattataaattatgatcataaatatttaatttaacttcacaaacaaaaaaattataccacttaataataaattatattcttaaaaaaattaaattttaaacatatttatttgattttacttaaatacaaatttattttattttcaaaaatgattttgattttttttataatattttttaccaataaacacattattaataaatatcattttaataatatttattttctatcaattttaacatttttttatcaatcaGATTTGACaaatcataaactttacttcaccttcaaatttcttaaaaaccccctaaaagaaaaaataaatctaataaaacaaaatttatgaccaaaaataaatctaataaaacaaaatttatgacAGTCCACCTATATAAAATCATccaattctttaaaaaaatcaatatatttcaatttcccaacaaaaaatcaatatatttcaatttccAACAAATGTTAGTGCTGATCCTTCActtattcatataaataaaatcattccTAACTTTTTAAATACACAACGTCTACTAAACTACCTCTAAATTTTACACCAAATACACATTTTTACAATCTTTTCGTACTAAAAATAGAGAACGACCTCTCCAAATATCATACATGCCTACACATTAGGTATCTCAAATTTAAAACACCCTACTTACGTCTGACATACAATCAATATTCACATTGATCTTACCAACGaattttccaaacaaacatCTTCTACTAATATAATATCACGAGGATACAATGTCTAATGCAGACTCTAACATGGTGACGCATGTTTCAAACTTGTCACCAGAACAAACCAGTCCAAGAGTCACTTATTACAGCACTTACATCAGTTTCCatacaagtcttatttaatacTAAATTTACTCAAGCATAGGCATAAGAAGGTTTCCACGTTTCTTTAAGGGTACCATTAAACTTTGAgaaacttcttttccttcaagcTCTCCACAGTGTCCTTGAGGctcacttccaaaggaatataGTCAATCCCCAAGCTCTTCGCTTTTTCCTTGGAAACCTGAAATATCGGTACCCATGGCTTATCGTCTTCACACCTGACAATATTGTTGACAGAGTGAAATGGGTAttagaaaaatcaaaaacaacaaaatctCAAATTACTTATAATTATACAAATGCAAAACAACATTAGACCACCAAATCAAGTGTCACGTTGGGCCCATAACCTAATGAGTTTTTCttacaaaacaattttttaaatacctACATATGCAAAGTTTTTCTTTTGGCCTCACCTAATGAACATATAATTCACTAAATTCCAACCACACAAGTTACCATAGCTACAAAAATATACTGGAGACGTTTAAGTGTGAAAAGTTCTAGTCATTAGATTATGGTGAAACTAAGAATCTCAAGTATGCACCTAGAGTTATATGTATCAATATTGCATATGCAAAACAATACATGTTCAAATCCAGGATATCTAAAAATTTATGCATGAAGAAGTCATAATATCTATTCCCCAGCCAAGAGTGTTCCACACCACTTGTACAGTAGctaattaattttagtaaattaatatatttttcataagcTTGAGTTAACACAGATTGTTGATATTGTAAATTAGGACAAATTGGTAGCGGCATATAGTCTTATGTTAGGAAGGTTGTTATGTTGTTTTAGCCTATAGAATCTAAGGTTTTGTATAGATTCAGATCATCATCGCTGAATGCATTTATGCACTAAATTCAGTTTTTAAGCAAAGTAAAGCAATAAACAGTAAGGTACAACAGACGGGGACTTTAGTTCAccttttatgtatataaaatgTATGCAATTTAGATactatcaaaatatttatactcACTTCTCTGGAATTTGCAATGTTGGGTATAAATCTCGTAAAATCTTCGCAGCCTCTCCGAAGTGTGCCACTCTCTCAACTAGTAAATATCTTCCATTAGCTGAAGCATTCTCATATGCTAGAATATGGGCCATTGCAACATCTTTCACGTCGACCCATCCCAAAGAAttgtttttatatgttttcGCTCCTGTGTCAAGGCGATGAATCAGTTTCTTCAATTATCTAAAAATTGTGCAGTGAAAATCATAACACATAAAGGCTGTAcatgtgtgtgagtgtgtgggGTTAATGAGTCCAAGTAGTTGTTAGCAAATAACTTTGTTAGttgtttaaaacattttacTGTTATTGTTCCTGTAATTTCAATTATCTCTTGATAGTAGGATTCCTAATGTCTGGCTATGTGGGGTTTGAATTTGCCTACTTAAAGACTCTGATAAGTGAATAACAAAGTGCAGTAGTTTATTATCATTCTCTTCTGTTTTCTATCATTAACGCTTTAGCTATGCAGCAGCGTTTATTAGTAACATAACATAGTTTGAGTTgaattataacaaattattaacCAGTCCTTTTCGTATTGCATTTTAATctctgttttattattttatatttccttttcatttcatttcactcATAACAGTTGTAgttgaaaaaaattacattctgTAATCAAGAAGCAGACAAAGCAAACAATAGAAATTATACAGCACGCTGCATAAATAGTAATTACTTACCATTAACTAAACTTAAAACTATAGCAGAACTAGTATTAAGCTCTGGTTGCAAGAGAGGTCCAATAACCAATGCTGGGTTCATTGTAACCATGtcaatattgttttctttaacaaatttcCAGGCAGCATCTTCGGCCAGAGTCTTTGAAAGGTTATAccataactaaaacaaaaacaggaaatagaaagaaaaagtgaagaacATGATAACACAGTATACATAACAAATTACAACACTTGGTTGacatttgaataaatataagtattaaaGTTCAGTAGCAATCGTCTAATGCATATAAAATTACAACTAATAAGCTGTTCTCATATCATATGAACAAATTGAGAGAAGCAGATTAAATTCTTTTGTAGTGCAGCTACGCATGAGAATTACTGAACAATGAGTGCATAATACCAAAATTACAACAAACAGAATTTAATCTTACGAAGGAATACCCAGTCTTCACTGGGATGAAGCTAAAATAATTGTTGGTGTTTACTTGTATACTTTGTTTGAGAAACGTCTCTATGCACCTCAAATTAGATTTTAAACCGTTGGCTATAACATCAAAACTTAATAGGTAAAACATTAGCCGTATCATGAAAAGCTTGTGTGCACTTACATGCTATGGAAAGCAAAGAATATAAGCCATACTCTGCTTGAAatactactttttatttttccacgAATGGTGTTAAGCCAATGGTTTCTTTGAAAGATTAGACTCACATACATTAGTGGAAGTAAAAAGTGATTTTGTATTCAagattttttcttctaaaactcACACCAGTAGATCTTCTTGGTCTTCAAATTATTCGTTGTCTGAAACTTTACTGTATATACAATTTGTGTGGTTCTCCAATGAAGTTTCATCTAGGTAATGAGGATTAACGTGTAATGAAAGTTTATTAGAGGAAACAGCACATACCCCTGTTCTCTTACAGTATTCCGGGTCAGAATACCAAGTCTCGTCAACCACTACATCAGGGTTTTTAGGCCTGTCGCTGAACGCAACTGCAGCAATAGAAGAAGTTAAAACGACGCGTTTCAGCGTGGGCGAGTTCACACACGATTTCAGAACATTCAGAGTCCCTTTCACTGCCGGATCCAACAACTCAGTCTGcaatagataaattaaaaacaaaatattacacagcaacagataaaaaaataaacacaaatcaAATTGCAAAAGAAGCAAACCTGCGGATCTTTGGCATCGTTGAAAAAGGGAGAGGCAGTGTGAAACACAGCGTGACAACCTTGAACGGCAGAGTCAAAGGAACCTTCTTCTAGAAGATTGGCCTTGACGAGATGCAATCTCTCCTTCGCACCATCAAGGCTGAGCAAGTGATCTACCTTTTTGGAATTACCTGAACATCACACATTACCCAATCTTTAATCTTCCAAATAGTAATGCATCACCACAAATAATCAACcacgaaaacaaaaattatagaagataaagaaaaaacatactCGTGTCGCGAACGGTGGCCTTCACGGTGTAGCCGCGTTCGAGAAGAAACTTGACGAGCCAGGAAGCGATGTAACCGGAAGCGCCGGTGACACACACTACTTTTCCAGCGGCGGTGCTCATTGTGGATTATGTTGTTCTGCTCTGTGCTTTCTTCGTGGAGTGTTGTGCTTTGTTCACTGAAGGCAAATTATAGTGTTCCAAGGAATCACGTGGCTTGcattattat
This genomic window contains:
- the LOC108334282 gene encoding phenylacetaldehyde reductase, which gives rise to MSTAAGKVVCVTGASGYIASWLVKFLLERGYTVKATVRDTSNSKKVDHLLSLDGAKERLHLVKANLLEEGSFDSAVQGCHAVFHTASPFFNDAKDPQTELLDPAVKGTLNVLKSCVNSPTLKRVVLTSSIAAVAFSDRPKNPDVVVDETWYSDPEYCKRTGLWYNLSKTLAEDAAWKFVKENNIDMVTMNPALVIGPLLQPELNTSSAIVLSLVNGAKTYKNNSLGWVDVKDVAMAHILAYENASANGRYLLVERVAHFGEAAKILRDLYPTLQIPEKCEDDKPWVPIFQVSKEKAKSLGIDYIPLEVSLKDTVESLKEKKFLKV